The following DNA comes from Methylophilus sp. 5.
CGGCAGAGACGATGCCTTCTCTGCCAAGTACTAATAAAGTAGGGACGTAAATATTGCGCACCAGCTCATCAAACTCCGGGTGCGGCGGGATGAGCACATCGAAAGCGCGCGGATTGGTGCGGAACCTGGCTTGAACAATATGTTCCAGCATCTCAGATGAGCGATACCGATATTTGGCTTTGGCTTCTTTAAACAACTCGGATTTGCTGGAGCGCAATATCTGGCGATGCTGTTTAACCGCCTCACGCTCATCCAATTGGCCTTGCCACTCAGGGCTAATGAATGTCGGGTCAGCCAGCACGATGCCTTCAATGGCAAAGCCTAATCGGCTGGCAACCATCGCGGCGGTCATGCCGCCCATCGAGTGTCCAAGCAGGTAAGGCGATTGAATGTCTAGCGTTCTGATCAGTTCAATCACGTCATTGGCATGGTCTTGATAGGTGTATCCATGCAGCGGTGCGCTCGACTGACCATGGCCGCGTGCATCTGGCATGATGATGTCGTAGTCGTCTTCAAGCTCACGTGCCAGTTGCGACCAACAGGCGCCACTGCCAGTGAGGCCGTGCAGTGCGATCAGGGTGGGCTTGTTGCCACCTGTTCTTAAATAATGAATATTGATGCCGTTTGCGCGGCACACCGTATCAGTCCAGTTGGCAGAAATAATGTTTTTACGTGTCATGATTAAAACTTTCTGAAAGATCCAGTAACGACACCCCAGATAGCAAACTGCATTTGCCCTTGAATGAGGATGGGGGAATATTTGCCTGAAGAGTTGGCTGGCAATAGTTTGGGTTTACCGTCTTTTTGTTTGGCCAGGGTTTTGACAGTAAACTCGCCATCAATCATGGCCAGTACAATATCGCCAACCGCGGCAATCTTATCTTTTTCTACAATGGCTTTGTCTCCCGGCATCAGGCCCACTTCAATCATGGACTCGCCCTGGATGGTGACAAAAAAGGTTTTGTCAGCCTTGTTGATCAGGTATTCGTTGGGATCCATCGCCGAGCCAACATGGTCATCGGCGGGCGATGGCAAGCCAGCAGGGACTTTAGATTCAAACAGCGGAAAACTCAGGTTGATGAGGTCACCTGATAGCTGTATAAACTCTTCTACGCTATCCAGGCTATCTTTTAACTCACTCAGCCTTTGCTTTCTGGCATAGGCCTCTAAAAAGCTGGCGATCACTGGTTTTTGACTGTCTGGCACGCGGATGACACTGGTATTTTCTTTATAGTTACCTGTGCCAAGCTTTCGGCCAGAGCCGGGTTTTCTAGCGGATTTGATTGGGTCGTCGTTTTGCATGGTTTTTATTGTAACATTAAAATTATTTTATTGTTACAATAAAAACTACTCATTTTACTACGGTGTTTTTAGTGCGGGATTTTCTTCATCTTGCACACACTTTTTGTTGTGCTGCACCATTTTCCCATCCATTAACTGCGTTGTTTCTTTGCCCACGCGGCAGTTCTTCTCGGCATCCAAAACCCACACATTTGAGTAGATTTCTGTATAGCTGCTGCGATCCCAGGCATAAATAGATTCATGACCATGCGCCACTGCACCACCAGACTCTTTAAGCTTTGGTAAACCATTCAACTTTTTGTCCATGATCTCCAGCATGTTGGCCCCATCCGTATGCCAGATCGGCTTTGCCGTCTTGCTTTTCACTTTAAATAGCCACATAGGGCAATCATCCGTGCCACATAAACACATACGCGCAGGTTTGACTAAATAGGCTTTTGTCGCGGCATTCAGGCTTACGATGTGCGCCTCAAAAATGTCATGAGGTTGCGAGCCTTGGCAAGCAGCGAGCTGATTCCCGCCAAGCTCGTTCGTCAGGTAAGCGATGATGGGCGCAGGGATATTGGCGGTTGCCTTGAATCTTTCTTCAATTTTAAACTCTTCGCCACTCTGCGCGCTGATGGAGATAAACAACAACGCCGATAGCGTTGCGATTGCATGTAGTAATTTCATCGTTTGAATTCTCTTTGGTTTTTATGGCGTTTCGCCCGCAGAGATAATAGCAGTATCGCCACCGCAGCATTAAAGTTTAGTGAAAAGCAGACGTTAATGCTATGATGCGCCCCCCTTTGCGGGATTAAGCATGCATAAAAACAGAAGGGATAATATATATGCTAAAAAGAATGATGCCACTTGCTGGCTTGCTGGCCTCGTTTGGCGCCAATGCTGCATCAACCATCGTCTCTGTGCCAGAACCTGAAAGCGTTAGTTTAGTGTTAGTGGGTTTAGGGCTGATCGGCTGGATTGTGATTCGCAGAAAATAAACGTGTGCCAAGCGCACCAAGTACCCCCAAAAGCCCCACTTAATGTGGGGCTTTTGCATGTTCAGGCTGGACACTTAACACTGAGTATCCGCCCATGCCAATTTAAATTTGCAGCGACATAAATCACGTCAATTTAAGCGATTAATTACCAGCAGATTGGTTATTATCATGTCTTAACGTTTAAAAGAAGAAAAATAACATGAACAAAGTCATCGGGTTAGCGCTGTTAGTCATCGGCATTGCCATCGGATGGCAACTCGACATGCATCTCAGTGTTGTCGAAAAAGTGAATATTGCTTTTCCACCCAGGCCTGAAGTCAGGATTCAGCTTGAAACCATGACATCGTTGATTCCGTCTGACGATCCATCGCTGGTATCATTCAAGAGTGCTTATGAATCAAAGCTGACGCTCAGGGCACTGACCTGCACTCAAGCAACGCCTATCAGCCGCTTTGACTCTGTCAACAATATCAAAACACAAGCCATCGACCGTGATTGCCTGAAAGAACAAGATGACCAGCTATTGGCGCTAATCGGCATTAAAATCGTCGGTCTTCGGCTGGCACAGCCGCCATTACGCCCCTTGGTCAAACTCGGTCCACCAACAGTGATCCATGGCGCGGAGAATGCTGAAACCTATACAGGAAAATCGGCCTCACAGGCAGGCGTGGTCGTGCTGAGAGGCACTCGTAGTGAGTTTACTGCGGTAGAGATTCCCAGTGGCAAAAAGATTGCGAGTTTGCCGACCATCCCCGAAGCCTCTCATACCAATTACGCGGTTTCGCCCAACGGCAGAGTACTTGCTATTACCGTTAACAATAGAGACCTGCGGTTTATCGACAACGAAACCGGACAGGATCTATGGTTAGCGAGAGACGTCGGGCAACTGTATGCCTGGCTACCAGAAATGCAAGCGGTCCTGGTGCAAGACAATAAAAGTGGCCCTGGCAATGGGGGCGTCGTGCTGATCGACTTTAAAACAGGGACCAGCAAACCCTATGAGGTGCCACTAAAAAACCAGTCCTGGGCATTACACTTAAGTGCATCGCCCTCTCGCCTGCTGATTGGCTCTTATAAGGAGTTTTCACTCATTGAAAACACACGCACCGCTGAAGGGGTCAATGCCTCTGTTGTCAGAGAGTTTAGAATCAAGTCGCCATTCGCCAGTGTCAGCTCACTCACGCCGACGGCGATGCTGAATGGCCAGGCGATTGTCTTTGTGACAGGCCGCGATTTCATGTTGTTTAACCTGGAAACCCGGGAAGAAAGACTATGGGAGTCTCATGAAGTCATTGGAAACAACTATGCCAAATGGAGTGAGGAGTCTATTTTAGTGGATGGTTTTGGCCAGCCCAATACTGGTACCACCCAACCGTTTATTTTTAATGTCAAAGACGCCACCTTGTCACCCGTTGAAACGGCAGAGGGTAATCAGGGGATTATCTATGAGTTAAACGGGCGGACGGGGTTTATGCGCAGGTCTCACCAGAAGGTATGGGTGGGTGACGAGCTGCAAACTGGCAAGCCTGAGTCACTGGACGACATGATTACCGGGCGCAAACTGGAAAGACAATTACAGGCACTGGAACAAGAGGAACGGTTATCCAAAGCCAGGCTAGAGGCGCTGAAGGCGGGGCAAGACATTAACCGCGCACCCCGGCCAATGTACCCGTATGGCACCTCCACCATGCCTCAAGACATGTTAATCAGAAGACAGCTTGAACGAGGCTATTATCCCAATACCGTGCGCATGTCACCTGCGGCAGAAGCACCGGCAGCAGAGGCGCCTGCCATGCCGCCGCCGCCCATGCCTAGCCCTCTCATACAAAGCTCCCCAATACAAAGCTATAGCGCGGCGTCAAATGAGCTGCGCAGGCAAGCAATCACCACTACCACATCCCGCATGTTAGGGGCTATTCCGAGTAACGCGAGAGTAGAAGCTGTCGGCGTCTATGAAGCAAAAGATCGTTCTTCAAGCGGGGTCAATGTCATGATCAAAAAATCGGATCAGCCGATTGTATTGATGCTAAGTGCTTATGAACCAGTGCGCTGGAACTTGACAAAAGAACCGGGGGCTAACTTGGTGGCGGTCATTGCCAGCGGCTATCACCTGCCAGAGGTCACTGGCGCGGGAGCAGCCAAGACGGTTATTAAACGCGGGGAGTATGCTTACCAGCAGAATGGTGCTGGCTACGCGGCCCTCAATAACGAAGCCATGCTGTGGACAGGAAAACCCATTAGCAAATTTCAAGGTATTTACGGCGGCACCGTGTTTATTGTGGGCAACTAAATAACACCTCACACCCATTGAAAGCGCCTTTACACGGGGCTTACAGCAGCTGATTAACTTTTCTAACAGCTTCTTCAACGTTGTGGCTAGCAACACTAACGTAGCTGCTAGCCACAATGAAGTACCAGATCAAAAACTGAATACGGTATACCCGTCAGTAGACAACTGGGCAATACTTGGCAGGCCCGAGGTGCCTGGCACACTGTTATCCGTAACCAGGTGAAAGCCATTTAGCTCCGCATCCTCTCGCGCACCGAATACATCTGCACATCCGCATGAAACGCCGACCACAACATCTGAGACTGCAGAGTAAAGTTGATATAAAGGATGGCCGACTTTAGTCAGATGGCTGACCCAGCGCGTGCCTGTACCTTGAAAGTAAATCGCAACGGCTATGTTTTTCTGCTTGAAATCGTAGGCGGCGGCTAAGCCATTAAATGCGCGGCCAAGCGCCTCTTCGCCGCCGTGTGTTGGGTCTGAAAAAATAATGATGGCTGCTTTCATGTTGCTCTCCTTTGATGATGGCATGTCGTTGATTGATAGCCGCATGTTAGGCGCTGAAGGCAGCAGGAAAAACTACTTAAAGAGAAATGGATTATTTCGCTACGCGCAATATCGTTAGAGCATTAATGTCGGGTGACCGCGTAAGTGTTCAACCATCTCATCTATAAAGCTGCGGACTTTGGAAGAGCCTAATTTGTCCTCTCTATGCACGATATGCACCGGCCATGGCGCCTCTTCATAATCTTCAAGCACCAAGCGCAATGCGCCACTTTTCACTTCGCCAGACACTTGATATGAAAGCAGTCGCGCAATGCCTAAACCACCAATTGCAGCGGCTAAGGCAGCATCATTGCTGGTGACAGTGAGGCGCGGATTGACCTTGAGCAATAAAGGCTCGTGATTGGACTGAAAGCGCCACTCGATGTGCGGTGAAACGGCACTGGATGAAATGATTGAGTGCTGTGTGAGGTTAGCAGGCGATTGCGGCGCACCAAATTTTTCGAGATAGGCTGGCGATGCGCATAGCACGCGCCTGACTTGCCCGACTTTGATGGCGCGCAGCCCTGAGTCAGGCAAGTGACCAATGCGGATCGCCACATCCATACCTTCATCGACCAGGTTGGTGACGCGGTCAACCAAATGGGCGACCATGTTCACCTGCGGGTAACGTTGCATGTAGTCGATAATGCAAGGCATGACAAACATGCGCCCGAACATCACTGGCGCAGTGATTGAAAGCGTACCGCGTGGCGTAGCATTCACCTCGGCAACAGCGTCATTCGCCTCTGCAATGCTGACCAAAATGGCCCGCACATTGTCGTAATACTGGCGACCAGCATCGGTAAAGCGCACATGGCGCGTGGTTCTTTGTAATAGCCTGGCGCCAAGCTGCTCTTCCAGCGCCACAATTGCGCGCGTTACCGCGGCGGGTGAAAGATCAAGCTTGCGCGAGGCTGCAGCAAATCCGCCCTCTTCGGCAACGCTGGCAAACACACGCATTAAGTGAAACTGGTCAATAATATTTCTCCTATAGTATTTCTGCCATATTTCTCTGGGCGAAATAATGTATTGCGGCTAGCCACGTTTTTCTCACGCCTATTATTGACTAACATTTGGCCATGAGTAAACAAACCAGGGAGAAAATCATGACTGCGCATTTAGCCTCAACATTAGCATCACCCAGCGATATCGTGTTCACTCCAGCGGTCAAAGCCAGACAAGCGCAAAATGGGTCAAGAGCTGGCTATGCGAAGTTTGAACAAACACGCGGCTGGGAGTCTCGTGTGACGCCGATACTGGCCGAGTTTATCGCAGCACAAACCAGTATGTACATCGCCACCGCCAATGCACAGGGGCAGCCTTATATGCAGCATCGTGGCGGCCCACGTGGTTTTTTGCGTGTGCTCGACGAGCAAACGCTGGCCTTTGCCGATTATGCCGGCAACAAGCAATACATCACGGCGGGCAATTTGGATGAGAATCCTAAAGCGCAGCTATTTTTGATGGATTATGCCAATGCACAGCGCGTAAAAATCTGGGGCGAGGCAAAAATCGTCACTGGCGACAATGCTTTAATCGCACGCGTCTCATCACCAGATGACGCGGCAAAGGTTGAGCGTGTGGTTGTGTTTACGATCACAGCCTGGGATGCCAATTGCCATAAGCATATCCCCAAGCTTTTGAACGCAGAAGAGGTCATACCAGTGATCCAGGAGCGGGATAAGAAAATTGCCGCCTTGGAAGCACGCTTAAAAGCGTTGGAGCAGAAACTTGCGGGCTAAAAAGTGTGGCGTCTGATGTCAATCTGGACTGTATCGTTGAATGGCTGCTGAAGCAGCAGCCATTCAATCAGTTTAAGTCATGCCAGGTTGCGTCTATTCAACCTAGCCAGCCCCACATTAAGGCTATTGTTTGCCTCGCCCAAACGATGGGCACTTGCCATCTGCTCCTGCCAATCCACCGTCAGGATGGCATATTAACCCTCCTGACTCATCGTATAACTCACTTGAAATATCGCAGCACCTAGGCGGGATATACCATGCAACTTTCCCTTGATATTGGGTTAACTGTGCCTTGATATAAGGCTGTGATTTTTGATAGACATCCATCTTATTGATAAGCCACTGAGGGGGCTCTATACGCTCCTGAGCCTGACTATTTAAAGACACAATAAGCGGCGGCAAAAGAAATAATATGTTCATCACTTTAAAATGTCATATGTAACGCTGTGAGCTTAGTAAAAACAGATGATTGAAACGCTATTAACACAAAACTACGCATCAGCGCCATAGCCCACATCCCCCCGTAAAGCGATTGCAACATTCAAGGCGGTGAGCACATTTTCTGCGTCCAAACTGTTTTCACTGATTAAGGCCTGATGCTCGCCTGCAGGGGTGTGGATGACGATGGAGTATCTGGGCGTGGCTAAAAACCACAGCACGCCGCCATAAATAATCGAAAAAATACCTACTAACGGTAAACTGCCGCTACCGAACAACAGTGGCAAGCCACCCAATATGCAGATGCGAGCAAAGCCAAGTTGCGGCTTGAGTATTCTGCGCTCTATGGTGGTGACACTTTTGATGGCGATAGCTTTACCATTAACAATAAAGCGACTATTGCTAACGCTGACGCCTTGATGGCTGAAATAGATTGCTTCTTCCATAGCGCATCTCCATTGTGATCAATGAATAAAATATTAACACAACCATTTCAATAATTAACCATAAATAACAATTAATTGAGGCATGACCGGTTACCACAACCGCTATACTCATTTTAAATAACATCTGCGTTCGTACCGGCGCTCTTCAGGGGATACCCATATGCATCAACAAGAATTTCTAGCCAAAGATGGCCAGACGTACAGCCTCAGACTCAATGAGACGGGTGAAGAAATTATGGTGTTACAAGGCAGCGAGCAGCTAGGCGTGATTGACTTACAGTTTAGCAAGGGCTTTCAAGGCGCCGAGAGTTACCTGGTCACCGTGCTGGACTTGGAAAAATGCAAGCACAAAGGCCTGGGCGAAGCCTCACTCAGGTTTCATCAACAGATATTTCGCCGCCCGTTAAGGGCCAATGGCGACATTCGCGAAGGCAGGCAATCGCAGACTAGCCAGCTCACCAAAGAAGGCAGTGGCTTTATCGGCCACATGCGGGCAAAAGGCGTCATTGAGCTGATAGACTTTCACGGTGCCTTTAGCGAAGATGAGTAACGCGTGATGGCATTACTCAATCAACGTGGGTGCCATGTGTGCAAACTCTGTATTAAGCACGCTACCCGGTGCTTTAGCCGACTCACGCATTACTGACTCAAGCGATGCGTCACCTCGATTAACCAGTGCGGCATCCAGCGCCTGAATCACCTGCGCCACATAGCCACTGTTTCTGTCGCGCAACACGGCATGCTCACCGGTGGCGGTTTTTAACATCACGGCATAAGTCGTTCTGGTAAATATCCAGGTCATCACCCCAAGCGCAATCGCGCAACCGCCCACCACAAATAACCTGCCTTCGTTGAGCAAAAAAAGCAATCCGATGGAGATGCTGAACAAGGCTAGCGCT
Coding sequences within:
- a CDS encoding alpha/beta fold hydrolase; the protein is MTRKNIISANWTDTVCRANGINIHYLRTGGNKPTLIALHGLTGSGACWSQLARELEDDYDIIMPDARGHGQSSAPLHGYTYQDHANDVIELIRTLDIQSPYLLGHSMGGMTAAMVASRLGFAIEGIVLADPTFISPEWQGQLDEREAVKQHRQILRSSKSELFKEAKAKYRYRSSEMLEHIVQARFRTNPRAFDVLIPPHPEFDELVRNIYVPTLLVLGREGIVSAETARELHALNPDLQYKLIPDVGHGLPYDEPERLAVAIDTFLKPKSITPRYMEAPSRFSAHTARAY
- a CDS encoding LexA family transcriptional regulator, producing the protein MQNDDPIKSARKPGSGRKLGTGNYKENTSVIRVPDSQKPVIASFLEAYARKQRLSELKDSLDSVEEFIQLSGDLINLSFPLFESKVPAGLPSPADDHVGSAMDPNEYLINKADKTFFVTIQGESMIEVGLMPGDKAIVEKDKIAAVGDIVLAMIDGEFTVKTLAKQKDGKPKLLPANSSGKYSPILIQGQMQFAIWGVVTGSFRKF
- a CDS encoding PEP-CTERM sorting domain-containing protein, which produces MLKRMMPLAGLLASFGANAASTIVSVPEPESVSLVLVGLGLIGWIVIRRK
- a CDS encoding PQQ-binding-like beta-propeller repeat protein; this encodes MNKVIGLALLVIGIAIGWQLDMHLSVVEKVNIAFPPRPEVRIQLETMTSLIPSDDPSLVSFKSAYESKLTLRALTCTQATPISRFDSVNNIKTQAIDRDCLKEQDDQLLALIGIKIVGLRLAQPPLRPLVKLGPPTVIHGAENAETYTGKSASQAGVVVLRGTRSEFTAVEIPSGKKIASLPTIPEASHTNYAVSPNGRVLAITVNNRDLRFIDNETGQDLWLARDVGQLYAWLPEMQAVLVQDNKSGPGNGGVVLIDFKTGTSKPYEVPLKNQSWALHLSASPSRLLIGSYKEFSLIENTRTAEGVNASVVREFRIKSPFASVSSLTPTAMLNGQAIVFVTGRDFMLFNLETREERLWESHEVIGNNYAKWSEESILVDGFGQPNTGTTQPFIFNVKDATLSPVETAEGNQGIIYELNGRTGFMRRSHQKVWVGDELQTGKPESLDDMITGRKLERQLQALEQEERLSKARLEALKAGQDINRAPRPMYPYGTSTMPQDMLIRRQLERGYYPNTVRMSPAAEAPAAEAPAMPPPPMPSPLIQSSPIQSYSAASNELRRQAITTTTSRMLGAIPSNARVEAVGVYEAKDRSSSGVNVMIKKSDQPIVLMLSAYEPVRWNLTKEPGANLVAVIASGYHLPEVTGAGAAKTVIKRGEYAYQQNGAGYAALNNEAMLWTGKPISKFQGIYGGTVFIVGN
- a CDS encoding DsrE family protein, yielding MKAAIIIFSDPTHGGEEALGRAFNGLAAAYDFKQKNIAVAIYFQGTGTRWVSHLTKVGHPLYQLYSAVSDVVVGVSCGCADVFGAREDAELNGFHLVTDNSVPGTSGLPSIAQLSTDGYTVFSF
- a CDS encoding LysR family transcriptional regulator encodes the protein MRVFASVAEEGGFAAASRKLDLSPAAVTRAIVALEEQLGARLLQRTTRHVRFTDAGRQYYDNVRAILVSIAEANDAVAEVNATPRGTLSITAPVMFGRMFVMPCIIDYMQRYPQVNMVAHLVDRVTNLVDEGMDVAIRIGHLPDSGLRAIKVGQVRRVLCASPAYLEKFGAPQSPANLTQHSIISSSAVSPHIEWRFQSNHEPLLLKVNPRLTVTSNDAALAAAIGGLGIARLLSYQVSGEVKSGALRLVLEDYEEAPWPVHIVHREDKLGSSKVRSFIDEMVEHLRGHPTLML
- a CDS encoding pyridoxamine 5'-phosphate oxidase family protein, whose product is MTAHLASTLASPSDIVFTPAVKARQAQNGSRAGYAKFEQTRGWESRVTPILAEFIAAQTSMYIATANAQGQPYMQHRGGPRGFLRVLDEQTLAFADYAGNKQYITAGNLDENPKAQLFLMDYANAQRVKIWGEAKIVTGDNALIARVSSPDDAAKVERVVVFTITAWDANCHKHIPKLLNAEEVIPVIQERDKKIAALEARLKALEQKLAG
- a CDS encoding DUF6232 family protein, whose product is MEEAIYFSHQGVSVSNSRFIVNGKAIAIKSVTTIERRILKPQLGFARICILGGLPLLFGSGSLPLVGIFSIIYGGVLWFLATPRYSIVIHTPAGEHQALISENSLDAENVLTALNVAIALRGDVGYGADA
- a CDS encoding DUF6232 family protein, with protein sequence MDRKVFFSDGGIIISDSRFIASGYIYNIRDIISARQAVIKPPRALALFSISIGLLFLLNEGRLFVVGGCAIALGVMTWIFTRTTYAVMLKTATGEHAVLRDRNSGYVAQVIQALDAALVNRGDASLESVMRESAKAPGSVLNTEFAHMAPTLIE